Proteins co-encoded in one Flavobacterium fluviale genomic window:
- a CDS encoding HlyD family secretion protein — protein MSEENKPAETVQKDKKRNTILTIISFIFLAAGGFWILSLFFDFSNYETTNNAQVEAYINNVSARASGHIKEIRFETNQLLHKGDTIVILDDSEYLIKVRQAEADLAIAKGNLHSLQQTIVTSSSNQSAAKEKLAGDLASLEKAQKDYQRFKNMFADSAVTRNQYDQAASKLRSEEAYFKAGSKSLEAGNSVTKQSGINLEAARASVARKEADLEAAKLQLSYTHITAPADGIAGERNLSIGELINANQVIATIVLNQKLWVSANFKETQIRKIKTGQQVLITIDALDGKQFKGKVTGFSPATGAKFSMVEPDNSTGNFVKITQRIPVKIEFETAAADLAEVKPGMNVTVEVKK, from the coding sequence ATGAGCGAAGAAAATAAACCCGCTGAAACAGTTCAAAAGGATAAAAAGAGAAATACGATCCTAACTATTATTTCATTCATTTTTCTGGCCGCGGGAGGATTTTGGATTTTGAGTTTGTTTTTTGACTTCAGTAATTATGAAACCACGAATAATGCTCAGGTCGAAGCTTATATTAATAATGTTTCTGCAAGGGCATCGGGACATATTAAAGAAATTCGTTTCGAAACCAATCAGCTCCTGCACAAAGGAGATACGATTGTGATTTTGGATGATTCTGAATATCTTATAAAAGTAAGGCAGGCTGAAGCTGATCTGGCTATAGCCAAAGGAAATTTGCATTCGCTCCAGCAGACAATAGTTACTTCATCATCCAATCAATCTGCAGCTAAAGAAAAATTAGCAGGAGATCTGGCGAGTCTGGAAAAGGCACAAAAAGATTATCAGAGATTCAAGAATATGTTTGCAGATTCTGCCGTGACCCGAAATCAATACGATCAGGCGGCATCAAAACTGAGATCAGAAGAAGCATATTTTAAAGCAGGAAGCAAAAGCTTAGAAGCAGGTAATTCTGTTACCAAACAAAGTGGTATAAATCTCGAAGCAGCAAGAGCTTCTGTTGCGCGTAAAGAGGCTGACCTTGAAGCTGCAAAACTGCAGTTATCGTACACGCACATAACGGCCCCCGCAGACGGCATTGCTGGTGAACGTAATTTATCAATTGGTGAATTAATAAATGCTAATCAGGTTATTGCTACGATTGTACTAAATCAAAAATTATGGGTTTCTGCTAATTTTAAAGAAACTCAAATTAGAAAAATTAAAACAGGCCAGCAGGTCTTAATAACGATTGATGCTCTTGACGGAAAACAGTTTAAAGGGAAAGTTACAGGTTTCTCTCCCGCAACTGGCGCTAAATTTTCTATGGTTGAACCTGATAACTCAACGGGAAACTTTGTAAAAATAACACAAAGGATTCCAGTTAAAATAGAATTTGAAACTGCCGCAGCAGATTTAGCCGAAGTAAAACCAGGAATGAATGTAACTGTTGAAGTAAAAAAATAA
- a CDS encoding PRC-barrel domain-containing protein has protein sequence MENKHKNLYRLDELSDYKIASNYSDVRGWKIVDADNRTIGTIDNLWVNKDMQRVVYLDVKIDKSLVDDTRNEVHDVLASDNGKEFIYQDGDSHIIVPIGTVSINKDTKIVMANTIGYETFRNTSRYSRQHNFDRNYERSVMKSYYPEEDSTFLSDSDDDTFYNRREFDNR, from the coding sequence ATGGAAAATAAACATAAAAATTTATACAGATTGGATGAACTTTCTGATTATAAGATAGCTTCAAATTATTCAGACGTTAGAGGATGGAAAATAGTAGATGCGGATAACCGCACTATAGGCACAATTGATAACCTATGGGTTAATAAAGATATGCAGCGCGTTGTTTACCTAGATGTAAAAATAGATAAATCACTAGTTGATGATACCCGTAATGAGGTTCATGATGTTTTAGCAAGTGATAATGGAAAGGAATTTATCTATCAGGATGGAGACAGCCACATTATTGTACCAATTGGAACTGTTAGCATAAATAAAGACACCAAAATTGTAATGGCTAATACGATCGGCTATGAAACTTTTAGAAATACAAGCAGATACAGCAGACAGCATAATTTTGATAGAAACTATGAAAGAAGTGTAATGAAATCTTACTACCCTGAAGAAGATTCAACTTTTCTATCAGATAGTGACGATGACACTTTTTACAACCGCAGAGAATTTGACAATAGATAA
- a CDS encoding FAD binding domain-containing protein, whose amino-acid sequence MNNFSYTKVSTADQAVLEINGDIRNKIVAGGTNINDLLKYFITKADKLVDINPIIENNSITRLEEGGVRLGALHTNAATAYDPIIEERYPLLSKAILAGASAQIRNMATNGGNLMQRTRCYYFYDTSTPCNKRDPGSGCSAIKGYNRIHAILGQSENCIAVFPSDMCVALAALDAKVNINGPEGERVLAFAEFHRLPGDTPNIDNNLKHGEIITSIDLPEKGFEKNYSYLKIRDRSSYSFALVSVASGFDIQNGIIKEARIALGGVAHKPWRVKEAEDFLKDKEPNRENFSQAAHIILEGAKGYEHNSFKIELAKRAIVRNCLMALMPDSQRPGAKPSL is encoded by the coding sequence ATGAATAATTTTTCTTATACAAAAGTTTCTACCGCCGATCAGGCAGTTTTAGAAATCAACGGAGATATTCGAAATAAAATTGTTGCGGGTGGAACCAATATAAATGATCTGCTAAAGTACTTTATTACTAAAGCAGATAAACTCGTTGATATCAATCCAATAATAGAAAATAATTCAATTACTCGTCTGGAAGAAGGTGGTGTTCGGCTTGGAGCTTTACATACTAATGCAGCAACAGCTTATGATCCTATAATTGAGGAGCGCTATCCTTTATTGTCCAAAGCAATATTGGCTGGAGCATCTGCACAAATTAGAAACATGGCCACCAATGGCGGGAACCTGATGCAGCGTACAAGATGTTATTATTTCTATGATACCAGTACACCCTGCAACAAGCGCGATCCTGGTTCTGGCTGTTCCGCAATAAAAGGTTATAATCGAATTCATGCTATTTTGGGACAGAGCGAAAATTGTATTGCTGTTTTTCCTTCTGATATGTGCGTTGCTTTGGCGGCATTAGATGCTAAGGTTAATATAAACGGTCCAGAAGGGGAACGGGTTTTGGCTTTCGCCGAATTTCATAGACTTCCTGGAGATACGCCTAATATTGATAATAATCTGAAGCACGGAGAAATAATTACAAGTATTGATCTTCCAGAAAAAGGTTTTGAAAAAAACTATTCCTATTTAAAAATCAGAGATAGAAGTTCCTATTCTTTCGCACTGGTTTCAGTTGCGTCTGGTTTTGATATTCAAAACGGGATTATTAAGGAAGCTAGAATCGCATTGGGAGGCGTAGCCCACAAACCCTGGAGAGTTAAAGAGGCTGAAGATTTTTTAAAAGATAAAGAACCAAATAGAGAAAACTTTTCTCAGGCAGCTCATATTATTTTGGAGGGAGCGAAAGGTTACGAACATAATTCCTTTAAAATTGAACTGGCTAAAAGAGCTATTGTCCGTAATTGCCTTATGGCGTTAATGCCAGATTCACAGCGTCCTGGCGCAAAACCTTCATTGTAA
- a CDS encoding bestrophin-like domain, translated as MNAGFLDQTEAWVIALLLFILMIVSSFIGKITGNHIRKKTDTEEKLPETSALIALLFFLLAFTFGMSGERYDSRRKVVVEEANIIGTAILRSDLYPDSTRALFRKDFKDYVETRIAYYKVGPNAQGILKADSLSQIISAKLWKRAASLSKDPVNLAATQQMIPALNDMIDVTTSRLTGEKAKVPPSILVMLFFLATIIAFYGGYSEGRKGKVDWLVQVGFCLLVSLVLLFTLDLDRPRRGFVNLDIPNQTIIDLRKNFQ; from the coding sequence ATGAATGCAGGCTTTTTAGATCAGACTGAGGCATGGGTTATTGCCCTGCTGCTATTTATATTAATGATTGTTTCAAGTTTTATTGGAAAAATTACAGGAAACCATATTCGTAAAAAAACTGATACAGAAGAAAAATTACCAGAAACTTCGGCTTTAATTGCTCTTCTTTTTTTCTTACTTGCATTTACATTCGGCATGAGCGGAGAACGTTATGACTCGCGAAGAAAAGTTGTCGTTGAAGAAGCAAACATCATTGGCACTGCTATACTAAGAAGTGATTTGTATCCTGATTCTACAAGAGCTTTATTTCGAAAGGATTTTAAAGACTATGTAGAAACAAGAATAGCATACTACAAAGTCGGCCCAAATGCACAAGGAATTTTAAAAGCCGACAGTTTGTCCCAGATTATTTCTGCTAAATTATGGAAAAGGGCAGCTTCCCTTTCTAAAGATCCCGTTAATTTGGCCGCTACCCAGCAGATGATTCCTGCCCTTAATGATATGATTGATGTAACCACCAGCCGGCTTACAGGCGAAAAAGCAAAAGTTCCGCCTAGCATTTTAGTGATGTTATTTTTTCTAGCAACGATCATTGCTTTCTATGGCGGTTATTCTGAAGGCCGTAAAGGTAAAGTTGACTGGCTGGTTCAGGTAGGATTCTGTCTTTTAGTTTCTTTGGTGCTTTTGTTTACTCTAGATCTGGATAGACCCCGCAGAGGTTTTGTCAATTTAGACATTCCAAATCAAACCATAATAGATCTACGGAAGAATTTCCAGTAA
- a CDS encoding MFS transporter, protein MFAGKKASFFTLIGLYILTIPFFNGLNVTTYDNSQILGHFGASTTVFTYSIYIPIFVMLAFMPLGLKLGKQIKVKTMILSASFLSILFNTASLYANSIEWFTFWRSLLGIVSVIGIFASMVPIILKYNPGFNMALLYGILQFIQKGSQHLYQYLGAHFTSIYDWKFGIYFLNINFLICIILAWYFYKVDAAPMKTKFQFDWRGWLIMILFFMVILFLSAEGQSRNWFNDPKISLASAILLILFGIYVLHTRFTTDPIIDPDVYRYKNVVIGTFIMFYIGIINGTGSVVTGYMTNVLGFDSVTGAETHLALLIGLFVSIPLCTYLLFKRTYLATIWIMGFACYGFYHVILFFRFYPGIDTVDFFLPLIFKGLGMGFLFPVSLLYISEKVPPRLSTSRMMSGIIAQAVFAGLLGSAVLGTFVSGLNIQHKMGITQQFSAVNQDAQKQIAGAKRNFLYKGMSEAQAQKMAEKSLTNKSAQAAMLLAYKDIYLVMSAVCFFPILIILLFKLWRRPLGRVETEPIPI, encoded by the coding sequence ATGTTTGCAGGCAAGAAAGCAAGTTTTTTTACGCTGATCGGATTATACATTCTGACTATTCCTTTCTTTAACGGACTCAATGTTACGACTTATGATAATTCTCAAATTCTAGGTCATTTTGGCGCATCGACAACTGTTTTTACATATTCTATTTATATTCCAATTTTTGTGATGCTGGCTTTTATGCCTTTGGGATTAAAATTAGGAAAGCAGATAAAAGTAAAAACGATGATATTGTCTGCTAGTTTTTTATCTATTTTATTTAATACAGCTTCTTTGTATGCAAATAGTATAGAGTGGTTTACGTTTTGGCGTTCACTCTTAGGAATAGTTTCCGTAATTGGAATTTTTGCCTCTATGGTGCCTATTATATTGAAATACAATCCCGGTTTTAATATGGCTTTGCTGTACGGAATTCTTCAGTTTATTCAAAAAGGAAGCCAGCATTTATACCAGTATCTTGGAGCTCATTTTACCAGTATTTACGATTGGAAATTTGGAATTTATTTTTTGAATATCAATTTTTTAATCTGTATTATCTTAGCCTGGTATTTTTATAAAGTTGATGCAGCGCCCATGAAAACTAAATTTCAATTTGACTGGAGAGGCTGGCTGATCATGATTTTATTTTTTATGGTTATTTTATTTCTCAGCGCTGAAGGGCAAAGCAGAAACTGGTTTAATGATCCTAAAATCTCACTCGCATCAGCTATATTATTAATACTTTTTGGAATTTATGTATTGCATACACGTTTTACAACAGATCCTATAATTGACCCAGATGTTTATCGTTATAAAAATGTAGTTATAGGAACATTTATAATGTTTTATATTGGCATCATCAATGGCACAGGAAGTGTTGTTACGGGTTATATGACCAATGTTTTAGGTTTTGATTCGGTTACAGGTGCAGAGACTCATCTCGCTTTGTTAATTGGTTTGTTTGTTTCAATACCCCTGTGCACTTATCTTTTATTCAAAAGAACTTATCTGGCTACTATCTGGATAATGGGTTTTGCCTGCTACGGATTTTATCATGTCATACTTTTCTTTAGGTTTTATCCAGGTATAGATACCGTAGATTTTTTTCTTCCGCTGATTTTTAAAGGACTGGGAATGGGGTTTCTTTTTCCTGTTTCGCTGCTGTATATTTCAGAGAAAGTACCGCCTAGACTCAGTACATCCAGAATGATGAGCGGCATTATTGCTCAGGCAGTTTTTGCAGGTTTATTAGGAAGTGCCGTTTTAGGAACGTTTGTTTCAGGTTTAAACATACAGCACAAAATGGGAATTACACAGCAGTTTTCGGCAGTAAACCAAGACGCACAAAAGCAAATAGCAGGCGCTAAGAGAAACTTTTTGTATAAAGGAATGTCCGAAGCACAGGCACAAAAAATGGCAGAAAAAAGTCTTACCAACAAAAGTGCGCAGGCAGCTATGTTATTAGCTTACAAAGATATTTACCTTGTAATGTCGGCAGTTTGTTTTTTTCCTATTTTAATAATCTTACTGTTTAAACTTTGGCGAAGACCACTTGGAAGAGTAGAGACAGAACCTATACCTATCTAA
- a CDS encoding xanthine dehydrogenase family protein molybdopterin-binding subunit: MIQSSSIGKPVSRLEGRLKVTGSAKYAGEYETSDLLYGYVVNSTITKGRIAIIDTTDAKALEGVIEIFTHENKPSTAWFDFQYADMDAPPGTVFKPFKDDEIKYNGQPIALVVAETFEMARYAATQIKFAYKEEEFETSLEANLHKARDAKKGLASMLKPPPPKPIGNFQEAYENSFVQSSGEFKHGTEHHNPMEMFATTVVYEGKNKLKIYDKTQGTINSQMYVANVFGLKMKNVQVIAPFVGGGFGSGLRPQYQLFMAVMASLALKRNVRVTLDRAQMYTFGHRPPTIQLTKFGADEKGRVNAMYHKAIAETSQFEDYIEIVVNWANMLYPADNTLLEHQLVPLDVYSPLDMRAPGGSTGMHAIEITMDDLAYKLNMDPVEFRLINYSEKDKSSDKEYSSKELRKCYLQGAEKFGWDKRNPEPRSMKRGSKLVGYGMATGIWDSNRLLARVQAIMNKDGKVEIKSAVTDIGTGTMTIMTQIAADELGLPLEGITFSYADSKMPFAPIQGGSFTTATVGPAVKAACKSLNKKLFEKAKYLENSVLSEVKFEDVTFSNGFIIAKNNPEVKFNINEIFNYNEGKPIQTTSTSMPNPLTYGKKAKAVHSAVFVEVEVDEELGVIEVKRAVTAVAAGKIINPKTAESQILGGMIWGISKTLHEETILDHQFGKYMNANLAEYHIPVHADIHDLDVIFVEEEDQFVNDLGVKGVGEIGVVGMPPAIANAIFHATGKRINDLPIHLDKLL; the protein is encoded by the coding sequence ATGATACAATCATCTTCAATAGGAAAACCGGTCAGCCGTTTAGAAGGCCGTTTGAAAGTTACAGGAAGTGCGAAATATGCTGGTGAGTATGAAACATCGGATCTATTGTACGGCTATGTTGTAAACAGTACTATTACAAAAGGAAGAATAGCAATTATTGATACGACAGATGCAAAAGCCTTAGAGGGTGTAATTGAAATTTTTACCCATGAAAATAAGCCTTCGACAGCATGGTTTGATTTTCAATATGCAGATATGGATGCGCCTCCAGGAACGGTTTTTAAGCCATTTAAAGATGATGAAATAAAATATAACGGTCAGCCGATTGCTTTAGTAGTTGCCGAAACGTTTGAAATGGCACGGTATGCCGCGACACAAATTAAGTTTGCCTATAAAGAAGAAGAATTTGAAACAAGTTTAGAAGCTAATCTACATAAAGCGAGAGACGCTAAGAAAGGTCTTGCCTCAATGCTTAAACCTCCTCCGCCAAAACCAATTGGAAATTTTCAGGAAGCGTATGAAAATTCTTTTGTTCAAAGTTCAGGAGAATTTAAGCACGGAACAGAACATCATAATCCGATGGAAATGTTTGCAACAACTGTAGTTTATGAAGGCAAAAACAAACTAAAAATATACGACAAAACTCAGGGAACGATTAACTCGCAGATGTATGTAGCCAATGTTTTTGGTTTAAAAATGAAAAATGTGCAGGTTATTGCGCCTTTTGTCGGTGGTGGTTTTGGTTCGGGACTTCGTCCGCAATATCAGCTGTTTATGGCTGTTATGGCTTCTCTTGCCCTAAAAAGAAATGTAAGGGTTACGCTTGATAGAGCACAGATGTATACTTTCGGACACAGACCGCCCACGATTCAATTGACCAAGTTTGGAGCAGACGAGAAGGGAAGAGTAAATGCAATGTATCATAAAGCGATAGCAGAAACTTCCCAGTTTGAAGATTATATTGAAATAGTAGTCAATTGGGCGAACATGCTGTATCCTGCTGATAATACACTGCTGGAACATCAGCTTGTACCGCTGGATGTCTATTCTCCTCTTGACATGCGTGCGCCCGGAGGCAGTACAGGAATGCATGCCATCGAAATAACTATGGATGATCTTGCTTATAAGTTAAACATGGATCCCGTTGAATTTAGACTTATTAATTATTCTGAAAAAGATAAAAGTTCAGATAAAGAATATTCGAGTAAAGAACTCCGAAAATGTTACCTGCAAGGTGCCGAAAAATTTGGATGGGATAAAAGAAACCCTGAACCTCGAAGCATGAAAAGGGGCAGTAAATTAGTTGGTTATGGAATGGCTACAGGAATTTGGGATTCTAACAGACTTCTAGCCAGAGTACAGGCAATAATGAATAAAGACGGAAAAGTTGAAATTAAAAGCGCTGTAACCGATATTGGAACAGGCACAATGACCATTATGACTCAAATTGCAGCAGATGAATTGGGCCTTCCTTTAGAAGGTATTACTTTTTCATATGCAGATAGTAAGATGCCATTTGCGCCAATACAAGGAGGTTCCTTTACTACCGCGACTGTAGGCCCAGCTGTTAAAGCAGCCTGCAAGTCACTTAATAAGAAATTATTTGAAAAAGCTAAATATTTAGAGAATTCGGTTTTGAGTGAAGTGAAGTTTGAAGATGTAACTTTTAGTAACGGATTCATTATAGCAAAAAATAATCCTGAAGTGAAATTTAACATCAATGAAATTTTCAATTACAATGAAGGAAAACCAATACAAACAACCTCCACTTCAATGCCCAATCCGCTTACTTATGGAAAAAAAGCGAAAGCGGTTCACAGTGCTGTTTTTGTAGAGGTTGAAGTAGATGAAGAATTAGGAGTAATAGAAGTAAAAAGAGCAGTAACAGCTGTAGCGGCTGGAAAAATTATTAATCCCAAAACCGCAGAGAGCCAGATTCTGGGCGGCATGATCTGGGGAATCAGCAAAACGCTCCATGAGGAAACTATTCTGGACCATCAATTTGGAAAATATATGAATGCCAATTTAGCAGAATATCACATCCCTGTTCATGCGGATATCCATGATCTCGACGTGATTTTTGTGGAGGAAGAAGATCAATTTGTGAATGATTTAGGTGTAAAAGGAGTAGGAGAAATTGGTGTTGTTGGAATGCCTCCAGCTATAGCAAATGCTATATTTCATGCCACAGGTAAACGTATAAATGATCTGCCCATTCACTTAGATAAGCTTTTGTAA
- a CDS encoding YciE/YciF ferroxidase family protein, protein MKTAEKNTATAKKSTGASPAAKSKTTAAKTTAASKGAVKAKPSAADGLRELFNDSLKDIYWAEKALVKALPKMAKNATSENLIAAINDHLAVTEKQVTRLEQVFKSVGEKAAAKKCDAMEGLIKEGESIMEETEKGPVRDAGIIAASQKIEHYEIATYGTLAAFASTLGEDDAVLLLEKTLAEEKEADTLLTEAAYNTINFDANAADEK, encoded by the coding sequence ATGAAAACTGCAGAAAAAAATACAGCTACGGCAAAAAAAAGTACTGGAGCATCTCCAGCAGCGAAATCAAAAACTACAGCAGCTAAAACCACAGCGGCTTCTAAAGGTGCGGTAAAAGCAAAACCGTCAGCAGCTGATGGATTGAGAGAATTATTTAACGACTCATTGAAAGATATTTACTGGGCTGAAAAAGCATTAGTAAAAGCACTTCCTAAGATGGCTAAAAATGCAACATCAGAAAATTTGATTGCAGCTATTAACGATCACCTTGCGGTTACAGAAAAACAAGTTACAAGATTGGAACAAGTTTTTAAGTCGGTAGGAGAGAAAGCTGCGGCTAAAAAATGTGATGCTATGGAAGGTCTTATCAAAGAAGGCGAAAGTATCATGGAAGAAACTGAAAAAGGACCAGTACGTGATGCAGGAATTATCGCCGCTTCACAAAAAATAGAGCATTACGAAATTGCTACTTACGGAACACTTGCAGCGTTCGCTTCTACTCTTGGAGAAGATGATGCAGTATTACTGTTAGAAAAAACATTAGCTGAAGAAAAAGAAGCTGATACACTGCTTACAGAAGCAGCTTACAACACAATCAACTTTGATGCTAACGCAGCCGATGAAAAATAA
- a CDS encoding FAD/NAD(P)-binding protein, protein MDNNSKKRIAILGGGPSGLFMYKRLVESGKNDFDVEIFERKAQLGSGMPYSTEGANNEHITNVSGNEVPDIVTPMSEWIHHAPEELLKRFNIDPNKFNDYKVFPRLLFGEYLAAQFDMLCKTASKAGINTQIHFQTIVADIKYDLKSNTVEVETTDGQIKEFDFAIICTGHNWPKSHEGKIPGYYDAPYPPQKLIQRLNHAVAVKGSSLTAIDAVRTMARHNGSFEFDENGGLHFKVLPESSEFKIMMHSRSGMLPAVRFHLEDSHLSNDSLLTKEEIDEHRKNNNGFLSLDFIFEKNFKEIFRERDSKFYEQIRDLSIEEFVDEMMELRERLDPFQLLRAEYVQAEKSIKRQESIYWKEMLGVLSFAMNHPAKYLSAEDMQRLQKVLKPLISIVIAYVPQKSCEELLALHQAGVLDLIPVGDDSSVEPQTEGGILYHFTDESDKKQSVYYKTFIDCIGQPHLQYNDFPFKSLVNQKAISPARLKFKSNEAGHTAFMQNKDTVQKDEAGEYFMNVSGIAINDNFQVIDQYGAFNKNLYIMAVPYIGGLNPDYSGLDFCEAASLQIVQDLLQD, encoded by the coding sequence ATGGATAATAACAGTAAAAAGAGAATTGCAATTTTAGGCGGTGGTCCAAGCGGGCTTTTTATGTACAAGCGTCTGGTGGAATCAGGGAAGAACGATTTTGATGTAGAAATATTTGAACGAAAAGCCCAGCTTGGGTCTGGAATGCCTTACAGCACGGAAGGAGCAAATAACGAACATATTACAAATGTTTCTGGAAATGAAGTCCCAGATATTGTTACGCCAATGTCAGAATGGATACATCACGCACCCGAAGAATTGCTGAAAAGATTCAATATTGATCCCAATAAATTTAATGATTACAAAGTATTTCCAAGATTACTTTTTGGTGAATATCTCGCAGCACAATTTGATATGCTCTGCAAAACGGCTTCTAAAGCAGGAATTAATACGCAAATACATTTTCAAACTATAGTGGCTGATATTAAATATGATTTGAAATCCAATACTGTTGAGGTTGAAACTACCGATGGGCAAATCAAAGAGTTTGATTTTGCTATTATCTGCACAGGACACAACTGGCCTAAATCGCATGAAGGAAAAATTCCAGGTTATTATGATGCGCCATATCCTCCTCAAAAATTAATTCAGCGCCTTAATCATGCTGTAGCAGTTAAAGGCTCTTCATTAACCGCTATAGATGCTGTTCGAACTATGGCGAGACATAACGGATCTTTTGAATTTGATGAAAACGGAGGCTTACATTTTAAAGTACTTCCTGAAAGCAGTGAGTTTAAAATTATGATGCATTCCAGAAGCGGCATGCTTCCAGCTGTACGATTTCATTTAGAAGATTCTCATCTATCAAATGATTCCCTGCTTACGAAAGAAGAGATAGATGAACACCGAAAAAATAACAATGGCTTTTTATCGCTTGATTTTATTTTTGAAAAGAATTTTAAAGAGATTTTCCGCGAAAGGGATTCTAAATTTTACGAGCAAATAAGAGATTTATCAATAGAAGAATTTGTGGACGAAATGATGGAACTTCGCGAACGTTTAGATCCGTTCCAGCTTCTAAGAGCCGAATATGTCCAAGCGGAAAAATCTATCAAAAGACAAGAATCGATTTATTGGAAAGAAATGCTTGGCGTATTAAGTTTTGCGATGAATCATCCAGCGAAATACCTTTCGGCAGAAGATATGCAGCGACTTCAAAAGGTTCTTAAGCCGCTTATTTCGATTGTAATTGCTTATGTTCCTCAGAAATCATGCGAAGAACTTCTTGCGCTCCATCAAGCGGGCGTTTTGGATCTTATTCCTGTAGGCGATGACAGTTCTGTTGAACCTCAGACTGAGGGAGGTATTTTATATCACTTCACCGATGAGAGCGATAAAAAACAGTCTGTCTATTATAAAACATTTATAGATTGTATCGGACAGCCGCATCTGCAATACAATGATTTCCCTTTTAAGAGCCTGGTGAATCAAAAAGCGATCAGCCCGGCACGCTTAAAATTTAAATCTAATGAAGCAGGTCACACCGCCTTTATGCAAAATAAAGACACTGTACAAAAAGATGAAGCTGGCGAATATTTTATGAATGTTTCCGGTATAGCCATTAATGACAATTTTCAGGTTATTGACCAATATGGAGCCTTTAATAAAAATCTTTATATTATGGCAGTGCCATACATTGGCGGCTTAAATCCAGATTATTCAGGGTTAGATTTTTGTGAAGCTGCTTCTCTTCAAATTGTTCAGGATCTTTTGCAGGATTAG
- a CDS encoding TolC family protein gives MLNKKAFFYLFLLCINPLQAFPQKDSINGAKVIRLEEALLLGLENNRQLKMAVTAAKIANENVSQAKMAKVPRIGINGGYTYIGNPKLYEGFYENSITVDYFNHQAFANIVSSMPLYSGGIIEGKIEQQKLLSKMEESAVRMTQAEIKNAITTYYFTLEKLYRQIEVTKQNIVNTDLRLKQLKSRVDNGQNLKSDLLRTELQQSNFKVSVFKNTNDIELVSTYLDILIGLPTNTILKPVVEENTIPLEEVKLQYSLSEAFLYREEIKRAAIGIELSESNLNISKSGFFPSINTNLILNTEYPAQWPNYVNIINYWAAGLSLNWDVSSFYGIKHRIRADKLQIDKSTVALDEVKNQIESEVKTAFIKYEESKRNITTYKKDVELSFSNYKIVKSRYDNDFALISDMVDAELQLNNSKISLVNANLDLIIQYYSLQFAMGKL, from the coding sequence ATGTTGAACAAAAAAGCATTTTTTTATTTGTTTTTGTTATGCATTAATCCGCTTCAGGCTTTTCCTCAAAAAGACAGCATTAACGGCGCAAAAGTGATAAGGCTTGAAGAAGCTCTTTTATTGGGTTTAGAAAATAACCGCCAGCTTAAAATGGCTGTTACTGCTGCTAAAATTGCAAACGAAAATGTCAGTCAGGCAAAGATGGCGAAAGTACCCCGTATTGGAATAAACGGTGGTTACACGTATATAGGAAACCCAAAATTATACGAAGGTTTTTACGAAAACAGTATAACGGTAGATTATTTTAATCATCAGGCGTTTGCCAATATCGTGTCTTCTATGCCATTATACAGTGGCGGCATAATCGAAGGGAAAATTGAACAGCAGAAACTTCTTAGTAAGATGGAAGAATCGGCAGTGAGAATGACCCAGGCAGAAATCAAAAATGCAATTACAACTTATTATTTTACTCTCGAAAAATTATACAGGCAAATTGAAGTTACAAAACAGAATATTGTAAATACAGATTTAAGACTAAAACAATTAAAATCGCGTGTTGATAACGGACAGAATTTAAAAAGCGATCTGCTTAGGACAGAATTACAGCAGTCTAACTTTAAGGTTTCAGTTTTTAAAAACACAAACGATATCGAGTTGGTCAGCACTTATTTAGATATACTAATCGGTCTTCCGACCAATACGATTTTAAAACCTGTGGTAGAAGAAAATACGATTCCATTAGAAGAGGTAAAACTTCAATACAGTCTGTCGGAGGCGTTTCTTTACAGAGAAGAGATCAAGCGCGCGGCAATAGGAATAGAATTATCAGAATCAAATTTGAATATCTCTAAAAGTGGTTTTTTTCCGAGTATCAATACCAATCTTATATTGAATACAGAATATCCCGCGCAGTGGCCAAATTATGTAAATATTATTAACTATTGGGCAGCTGGTCTTTCTTTAAACTGGGATGTTTCCAGTTTTTACGGAATCAAACATCGTATTAGGGCTGACAAATTACAAATTGATAAAAGCACCGTCGCACTCGATGAGGTAAAAAATCAAATCGAAAGCGAGGTTAAAACGGCATTTATCAAATATGAAGAAAGCAAAAGAAATATCACCACCTATAAAAAAGATGTTGAGCTTTCATTTAGCAATTATAAAATTGTAAAAAGCAGATACGATAACGATTTTGCCTTAATAAGTGATATGGTCGATGCTGAACTGCAGTTGAATAACTCTAAAATTTCACTTGTAAATGCCAATTTAGATTTAATCATTCAGTATTATTCCCTGCAGTTTGCAATGGGTAAACTTTAA